The following proteins are encoded in a genomic region of Etheostoma cragini isolate CJK2018 unplaced genomic scaffold, CSU_Ecrag_1.0 ScbMSFa_4168, whole genome shotgun sequence:
- the LOC117941076 gene encoding spectrin beta chain, non-erythrocytic 1-like: MRETWLSENQRLVSQDNFGFDLQAVEAATKKHEAIETDIAAYEERVQAVVSVARELEAEHYHDIKRVAARKDNVVRLWEYLLELLRARRLRLEMNLGLQRVFQEMLHIMDWMDEMKVGGSLIHLKKLKP; this comes from the exons ATGAGGGAGACCTGGCTTAGCGAGAACCAGAGACTGGTGTCCCAG GACAACTTCGGGTTTGATCTCCAGGCCGTGGAGGCGGCCACCAAGAAGCACGAGGCCATCGAGACGGACATCGCGGCGTACGAGGAGCGTGTGCAGGCGGTGGTTTCCGTGGCGAGGGAGCTGGAAGCGGAGCACTACCACGACATCAAGCGCGTGGCGGCCAGGAAGGACAACGTAGTCCGGCTGTGGGAGTACCTGCTAGAGCTGCTGCGGGCGCGGCGCCTCCGGCTGGAGATGAACCTGGGTCTGCAGAGGGTCTTCCAGGAGATGCTCCACATCATGGACTGGATGGACGAGATGAAGGTGGGCGGCTCGCTCATCcact